Proteins encoded by one window of Candidatus Woesearchaeota archaeon:
- the aroA gene encoding 3-phosphoshikimate 1-carboxyvinyltransferase, which translates to MIVIQPPRELKGSITIPGSKYWANRMLALAALAQGTSQLENVPENNDIDHALYALEAFGVTITKEKGSVVITGTNGILKKPKQPIDVGESGTLLRLTTSLAALAQGKTVITGSNRIKERPILPLLQSLQELGVTIEPRTTEHAPFTVIGGTYKGGKTNISGDISSQFISALLLIAPYAQEKVTIEVHGNLVSKHYVDLTIKAMQQFGVTVKRKAHTLFSITPPQHYQAQTFSIPGDWSSASYFMAAAAIAPGEVILKGLNLDEKSGEAQFVTILENMGCTARKTKNMLQVIGPHKLKGITVDMGTMPDVVPTLAAVAVFANSVTRITNIHQLRYKESDRITALQTELKKIGTDVETTENEIIIKPKRHNQENDGEEDNRQKTILPVINPHNDHRIAMSLALLGLRGRGVKIKNHACVNKSFPRFWKMLDQIGAKVMEDK; encoded by the coding sequence ATGATAGTCATACAACCCCCACGTGAACTCAAGGGAAGCATTACTATTCCAGGAAGCAAATATTGGGCAAATAGAATGCTTGCTCTTGCAGCACTCGCGCAAGGAACTTCACAATTGGAAAATGTACCCGAAAATAATGATATTGACCATGCGCTTTATGCGCTCGAAGCATTCGGTGTAACCATAACAAAAGAAAAGGGAAGCGTAGTTATCACAGGAACAAATGGAATACTCAAGAAACCAAAACAGCCTATTGATGTGGGCGAATCTGGAACTTTACTCCGCTTAACAACAAGTCTTGCTGCATTAGCACAGGGAAAAACAGTAATTACTGGCAGTAACCGAATCAAAGAACGACCAATTCTTCCGCTCCTCCAAAGCCTACAAGAACTTGGTGTTACCATAGAACCAAGAACTACAGAACATGCTCCCTTTACGGTTATTGGTGGGACCTACAAGGGTGGAAAAACAAATATTTCTGGAGATATAAGCAGCCAATTTATCAGCGCATTGTTACTTATTGCACCTTATGCTCAGGAAAAGGTGACTATTGAGGTTCATGGTAATCTGGTATCAAAACATTATGTGGATCTTACAATAAAGGCAATGCAGCAGTTTGGTGTCACGGTAAAACGAAAAGCCCACACTCTGTTCAGCATTACTCCACCGCAACATTACCAAGCACAAACATTCTCTATTCCTGGAGACTGGAGCTCGGCAAGTTATTTTATGGCAGCAGCAGCGATCGCTCCTGGTGAAGTAATCCTAAAAGGTCTTAATTTGGATGAAAAATCAGGAGAAGCGCAGTTTGTTACGATTCTTGAAAATATGGGATGTACAGCAAGGAAAACCAAAAACATGCTTCAGGTTATCGGACCACACAAACTTAAAGGAATAACCGTTGATATGGGAACAATGCCCGATGTTGTTCCAACGCTTGCAGCAGTTGCTGTATTTGCGAATAGTGTTACACGAATAACCAACATCCATCAACTACGATACAAAGAATCAGACCGTATTACAGCACTGCAAACCGAACTCAAGAAAATAGGCACGGACGTAGAAACAACTGAGAATGAAATCATCATCAAACCAAAAAGGCACAACCAAGAGAACGATGGAGAAGAAGATAACAGACAAAAAACTATCCTTCCGGTCATTAATCCGCACAATGATCATCGCATTGCCATGAGCCTTGCGCTTCTTGGTTTAAGAGGCAGGGGAGTGAAGATAAAAAATCATGCGTGTGTCAACAAGTCATTTCCACGCTTTTGGAAAATGCTCGATCAGATAGGAGCAAAAGTGATGGAGGATAAGTGA
- the aroB gene encoding 3-dehydroquinate synthase, producing the protein METIVIAPERRKIQYPVMIGKGTLGKLSSFVKQHFPAKRVIGVIDETVHKNHQELLKKNSVAASEIIIIPSGERYKTRETKQNIEDELLRRGYGRDTVLIAIGGGVIGDMAGFVAATYMRGIPLIHVPTTLLAMVDSSIGGKVGVNTSQGKNLIGSYWQPSGVIADLEFLETLPKQEFLNGMAEVIKGATIIDREFFILLEDHAKEILQKEGKSLLNIIKRSVEIKKSIVEADEEEQGLRQVLNFGHTIGHALEAHQKFTMKHGHAVSIGMMVESLIAVHQGVCAKEEQERLSRLLVTYGLPTTLPFPCSHEDLIQFSMLDKKTQKHQPRIVMLTKIGTIKHDQQNGHPRYTFHFNEAILMRCLKECEP; encoded by the coding sequence ATGGAAACCATAGTCATTGCACCGGAAAGAAGGAAAATACAGTACCCAGTAATGATTGGAAAGGGGACATTGGGAAAGCTTTCGTCTTTCGTTAAGCAGCACTTTCCTGCAAAGAGAGTAATAGGTGTCATTGATGAAACCGTGCACAAGAATCATCAAGAATTGTTGAAGAAAAATAGTGTTGCTGCTTCTGAAATAATTATTATCCCTTCAGGAGAAAGGTATAAAACCAGAGAAACAAAACAAAACATCGAGGATGAACTTCTAAGAAGAGGATATGGCAGAGATACAGTTCTTATTGCCATTGGTGGAGGAGTTATTGGCGACATGGCTGGATTTGTCGCTGCAACCTACATGCGTGGCATTCCCTTGATCCATGTTCCCACGACACTCTTAGCCATGGTTGATTCATCCATCGGAGGAAAGGTTGGTGTCAACACATCGCAAGGAAAAAATCTCATTGGATCATACTGGCAACCCAGTGGAGTTATTGCGGATCTTGAATTTTTAGAAACATTACCAAAGCAAGAGTTCTTGAACGGAATGGCTGAAGTCATCAAAGGAGCAACGATAATCGATAGAGAATTTTTTATCCTTCTTGAAGATCATGCGAAAGAGATCCTCCAAAAAGAAGGAAAGTCACTCCTCAACATTATCAAAAGAAGTGTTGAAATTAAAAAGAGTATTGTTGAGGCTGATGAAGAAGAACAAGGGTTACGACAGGTACTTAATTTCGGTCACACCATTGGTCATGCACTTGAAGCACATCAAAAGTTTACCATGAAACACGGCCATGCAGTAAGCATAGGCATGATGGTTGAGAGTCTTATCGCCGTTCACCAAGGCGTGTGTGCAAAAGAAGAACAAGAAAGGCTATCACGACTACTCGTAACCTATGGTCTACCGACAACGCTTCCCTTCCCTTGTTCCCACGAAGATCTTATACAATTCTCTATGCTTGATAAGAAAACACAAAAGCATCAACCACGGATAGTCATGCTCACCAAAATAGGAACCATAAAGCATGACCAACAAAATGGTCACCCGAGATATACCTTTCATTTTAATGAAGCAATACTCATGCGGTGCTTAAAGGAATGTGAACCATGA
- a CDS encoding nucleotidyltransferase domain-containing protein: MLQKKNIFFKESSFNVAGLIFTYPNKSFHIRMLEKETGFSTTAITRVIDEFRVHQIITIEKTPLTTNIQANVESPTYYSYKRIFNLYQLEREGIVATLIDLFKPKVIVLFGSYARGEDGEKSDVDLLIITPYPKRSGDTGRFLERGEKTLKRKINLHILTSLNNSSTEFKNALANGIVLQGYLKVVE, from the coding sequence ATGTTACAAAAAAAAAACATATTTTTTAAAGAATCGTCATTTAATGTCGCTGGACTTATCTTTACTTATCCAAATAAGTCCTTCCACATTCGCATGCTTGAAAAGGAAACAGGATTTTCAACAACCGCTATCACCCGAGTAATTGACGAATTTCGTGTTCACCAGATCATTACCATAGAAAAAACTCCCCTGACAACGAACATTCAAGCAAACGTAGAATCCCCAACATATTACTCCTACAAAAGGATTTTTAATTTATATCAGCTAGAACGAGAAGGCATTGTTGCTACCCTTATTGATTTGTTTAAACCGAAAGTTATTGTCCTTTTTGGTTCATATGCCAGAGGAGAGGATGGAGAAAAAAGTGATGTAGATCTGCTAATAATAACCCCTTACCCAAAAAGATCGGGTGATACCGGAAGATTCTTGGAAAGGGGTGAGAAAACATTAAAAAGAAAAATAAACCTTCATATCTTAACCTCTCTCAACAACAGTTCTACCGAATTTAAGAATGCACTTGCGAATGGAATTGTTCTTCAGGGTTATCTAAAGGTTGTAGAATGA
- the aroF gene encoding 3-deoxy-7-phosphoheptulonate synthase: MIIVLKPTATKEQVTVISKRIEERGWRAVPFQGVERTVIHVQGDVRDESISSYQSLPGVEKVVRILKPYKLTSREHHTEQTIVKVGNVHFGNGDFVVIAGPCSVESEEQIMEAARLLKKLGIKIMRASAFKPRTSPYAFQGLGIEGLKLLKKVKERTGLLVETEVMDVRDVPIAAEYVDVLRVGARNMQNFDLLKEMGKIKNPVIIKRGMAATIKEFLMAIEYILASGNKNVIPCERGIRTFETAYRNTLDLGAVAVLKGETHLPIIVDPSHAAGARELVGPLSKAAVAVGADGLLIECHPHPEDALSDGEQSLSPEQLKQLLEELKPICKAVGKKL; encoded by the coding sequence ATGATCATTGTGTTGAAACCGACAGCAACAAAGGAACAGGTTACTGTTATCAGTAAAAGGATTGAAGAAAGAGGATGGCGGGCAGTCCCGTTTCAGGGAGTAGAACGTACCGTCATCCATGTGCAAGGCGATGTACGAGATGAATCAATAAGCAGTTACCAAAGCCTGCCAGGGGTAGAGAAAGTAGTGAGAATTCTTAAACCCTATAAACTAACGAGTAGAGAACATCATACTGAGCAGACTATTGTAAAAGTTGGGAATGTCCATTTCGGGAATGGAGACTTTGTGGTTATTGCAGGGCCATGCTCTGTTGAGAGTGAAGAACAGATTATGGAAGCAGCACGACTGTTAAAAAAACTCGGCATTAAGATCATGCGAGCCTCTGCGTTCAAACCAAGAACATCACCGTACGCATTCCAAGGCTTAGGCATAGAAGGTCTCAAACTATTGAAAAAAGTGAAAGAAAGGACCGGGCTTTTGGTAGAAACTGAAGTTATGGATGTACGTGATGTCCCTATTGCAGCAGAGTATGTTGACGTTCTCCGTGTTGGAGCTCGAAATATGCAAAATTTTGATCTCCTCAAGGAAATGGGAAAGATAAAAAACCCCGTCATCATCAAACGAGGAATGGCAGCAACCATCAAAGAATTCCTGATGGCTATTGAATACATCCTTGCTAGCGGTAACAAGAATGTTATTCCCTGTGAACGAGGCATTCGAACCTTCGAGACAGCCTACCGAAATACCCTTGATCTTGGTGCTGTAGCAGTCCTTAAAGGAGAAACACACCTTCCGATTATCGTTGACCCAAGTCATGCTGCAGGTGCCAGAGAACTTGTTGGCCCATTAAGCAAGGCTGCTGTAGCTGTAGGAGCAGATGGCTTGTTGATTGAGTGCCATCCCCACCCCGAGGATGCGCTGAGTGATGGAGAGCAGTCATTATCTCCAGAACAACTGAAACAGCTCCTTGAGGAACTTAAGCCGATCTGCAAAGCAGTAGGAAAGAAATTATAG